In the Panthera tigris isolate Pti1 chromosome F3, P.tigris_Pti1_mat1.1, whole genome shotgun sequence genome, aaaaacctcacccCCTACCAAGATTCAAAACAATCGGATCCAGGAGGTGGCTCAGAGGCCTGGGACAGCGGTGTGGCCACACGCAGGGAAATCGACATGGTGCCCGTGTGCCCCCAGAAGCAGCGCCGATGCTCGCTTTGGCCTTCGCCACCCCCACGAGCCCCAGGTACATACCAACTTCTTCATGCCCACCATTACAAGAGGCCTTTAGACCATGTGTGCGACGTGCCACAACTCTGTCACACTTGGCTACTGATTCTGTTTACTGCCGAGAAGCCCTAGTTCTTGGGCGGTCTTTGAGCAGTCACACAGCAACAAGGACCCTGGTAGTTCTGCTCAATCTCAAGTTTCTGTTCTGAGGGCTGTACTCTGGAGAGAATCTAATAAGGTACTTCAGGGGAAATCACAGAGATGGCGTCGATGATGGGGATCTGGCCTTTCCAGAAAGTCCAAAGCTCACTCAGGGCTACCATCGCTAAGTAAGCTTCGCTGACTGGTCCTCATTCATCACGGAAGGCATGTCTTCACGGATGTGGGTCCACTGAAGCTATTTAACACCAATGAGCTGTTTGACAGGGAAGAATTTTCTGTAGGCCCAAGTTCGAGATGGCCAGATCATTCCTATACAGGTCTATGTGTCTTCTAATCTTCCCTCAAAATGCGTAATCTCCTGTTGCAACACACAACAGGCTATCAGCTTTATCAGGCCCAGTTAGGGCTTATCGAATAGCTTCATCAGTAACCGGTCAACTGCACATTTTAACAAACAGTGGCCATTTATCTACCTTGAGCAGCAACACAGCCTGCACCTGTAATCCTTTCAAACAATTTGGCTCTGATGCAAAAGTAGGgcactgggggagaggggagatccGCAAAGCTTGGCTCTGCAAATACAATCCTCCCACTGAATTGATTTTTGAAGACGCTTCAACCTCAGGCATCTGGATCAGGTTTCGTATCTTAGTATCTCCTGAAAATCGACAATGACCGCACATCGCTTTTTATGGAACATCTCTGAGGCGTGGAAGAACACAAAACTCGAATGCCAAAGAGGTTTTACCTCAGAATCCCACACAAAAGATCCAACAGGCTGTCCTGAAACTCAAGAGGCATAATGGAGTTGTCCCCATTCTCCCCCAGATGCACAGCCTCCATAAAGACCCAAACCACACCGCAGCCAGGCTGTGAATTTGGGTGCAGCCTTCTGAGGAAGCCTTGGGAGCAAACCACAATGGCCGCCTTTGAGGTTTTCTAAATCCTGCTCCTCAGCATTCTCTGGTTTCATCTGGCCATTGCGGTCTGGGAGATTTCCATTCAGGAAAAAGTCAAGGAACGGGGCCAGAGAAGAAAGGCGAAAACGGGAGGAAGGAAGCGTAGTTTACGCGGGAAGTGTGAGCTGCACAGTCATGAGAGGCCGGTGCAGTGTTTGCATCATCTTGAGCAGTTGTTCTGTCTGCGTGATGTCAAAAGACCTATCATCCCCCTGGCGTGGAAGTCCCCTCTAGTCCTTCTAAGGATAAAGctgtaatggggcacctgggtggctcagacagttgagcgtccgactcgggctcaggtcatgatctcgaggttcacgagttcgagccccacatcgggctcggggctgacagctcggagcctggagcccgcttcggattctgtgtctccctctctctctgcccctcccccgttcacgctcttgtctctctctcaaaaataaataaacataaaaaaaaaattttaaggatgaaGCTGTTAGAACAGCTGCCTCTATTTAAGGCTGATCAACCCGAGCACCTactaaaaataatgtagaaaataaaagtccGGTTTATAGCCCCCCGCTATTCCGAGATACAAGTTCTAGCCTTTAACGAGGTCACTACCTTATTTAACCTTGTCAGCACAGTGAGTAGGGATTAACTTCTAATAGGCTCTAGATAATGGTATCCATTCTTGCCAGGAGCTTCGAAACACTAACTTCTACTACTGAAGCATGTATTACACACATACTTGAAAATGTCATTGCAAACCGTATTCAGTATTTTGAGAAGTTTTgagaattttaggaaataaaaatggctGACCAAACTCTTTGACATTTGATTTTGACTCTTGTTTAGACATTTTGCAAGTACATCTGAGAAACAACATTAATATTGTACTCTATGCTGTAAAATCTAACAGTGGTTCACGGGGTCTGTGACAGAAACCCAACTGAAGAAAGGCCAGGGATATTTACCTCACTGCTAGTGATCAGATCAACTATAATTAAAAGTTGAAATCACTGAGTTATAGAAAGGGAAATgtgaattttcaaaaacttttaagtgGTTTATTTGCCATACACTGactattaaaaagcaaatgattcATTACTGGCAGGTTTTGAAGAAGCTAGGAGACTAGGTCCTAGAGTATTTCAATCAAGTCCGTATGTCTGGCCACATTTTACATCAGCCTCAAGCATTTCAGCTCGTTAGGCCAGAGAAATCTATTTAAAGGTAAACCGTGTGTTTCTGTAGTGGCCACAGCTTGTACCAGAACTAGGCTATAGAAGGATCGTTTGTATTTACATGAATCAATTACTGGCCTGCAATCTTTGTTGGCAATGGCCATGAAACTCATCCCgactattttaaaacacatacagaGAGAGCCTTCAGTGGACTGAATGTAGAGGTGGTAACTGATCCCCGGTGAACAACATAAATAGCGCTGTTGGGGAAACAATGCTGCTGTCAGTGCCACGCGTTGGCTGTGAAAACGGAACATCTAAATCCAGCGCGTGAGGCAGAATACTCAAAGTGAGTAATTGAGTCTGCTTCAGCTTCTCTACGGAAGAGAACTCATGTTCATCACGATCAACTGACTGAAGGTGTAACTCAAACAACGAACTCTGGTCCACGTTGTAGCAGCGTGTCACGCCAGCACAGCTGGGGTCACACGctggagttaaaattttaaagccagaGGATGGGGCGGGTGCCTGACGCaccaggcagttaagcatccgacttcggctcgggtcatgatctcgcggtttgtgagttcgagccccgcgtcgggctctgtgcggaccggtcggagcctggagcccgcttcggattctgtgtctccctctccctctgcctctcccccactcaccctctgtctctgtctctcaaaaaatgaataaacgttaaaaaacaatttttttttaaatttttaagccTGAGGAATAAAATCTGAATACAACCACTGACACTTTATCAGCCCTGCCTCTGAGTCTCCTGACCTAGCCACAGGGAAGCTAGAGCACTGCCCACACTAAGGCGATGCTCATACATATGTTTTCCAAAACCCAGTCATGTCTGAATAGAAATGGACTCTAATTTGATTACTATTTTCCAAACAAGAGACCATTTGGCCTGCATTCACAAGTATTTGACAGGAAATtaagattgttctccatcccccccAAAATTTCCTCCCTCAAGCAAAGTGAGAAAACTCAGTAAGTTTCAAAGGCTTAGGAGTTAAGAAGCTACACAGATACGGTTGCGGTCTCTTGTGGTAATCTCATCCTATTTGGAAAACCATCTCACCTTCCTCCTCAACGTGACGGGACTACTGACAGCTCTGTCACTGCTTCTGGActacggagagagagagaacccccgCCTCTAGGATGTGAACAgtttaaagaaagacaaaacgCTACAAACAGCTAGGGCTGCATAAAGCAAGCTTTATACACTTCTGGTTATCTGTCTGGCTCTTTCATttcaggcaaaacaaaacaaaaacctggaagCGAACACAggcaaagaaatgaattaaacCAGGGGTTCTTACCCTTTCGGGGCTCACGGATTCCTACAggaatctgatgaaagctatgGGCATCTTTCCCACAAAAATATTCACACAATGTTTTGCATGTAATATCAGGGGAATATAGATCCCCTGAAACCTATTTACAGACCCAAGGTTAAGAGCCACTGAATTAAGCCAAATCTGGTTTTGCCTGCCCTTGGCAGCAGCCTGAAACTCAGAGAATGTCTGCcactgggaaaaggagaggagggaaagaacgCTGCAGTTAAACGGAGTCAGGGGCTGTACAAAGCAAGGCCACGAAGCAAGCCAGACAGCGCTCCCAGTGTGTCCTTACCTGTCAACGGCTGGCTGAGCTCCGCCTGCACTTTACCCTTCGCTGATCCTTCCAGAGGTAAACCTCTGTCCCCTTTGTAGAGTTTCGGTTTAAATGGAGAatctttctctttaccttttgaTCCTTTAGGCCGGCCTGCTTGCTTCTTCTTGGATTTGCCATCCCCCTTCACACCCAGTAGTGGATGGACTTCTGTAAAAGGACAGAGAGGCACGGAAAGGGATCCACACGCCGCCCATCCCAGCACCCCAACCAGACACGCGCCGCACACTGTGACTACCCGGGAGCAGAGTGTTGCTCTCGGGTCCCAGATCCATTAATACAAGGAGGAAAGTTTGCTCTCACTGATTCTAAAACTATAGAAGAGTGTGGCCGCTAAATGGGAAATAGTTGCTTGACCAAAGAGCACAGATGGCCTGTATGGTTCATCCCATGGCAGCTCTACACCAGCCAGGTAGCTGAAAAACACACTGACGACATATCGCATGCGCCAGGCCAGGGATGCACACGGGCACACTGGCCTGTGAGAGCAGGAGGGGAATTGGACTTTGGAACCAGACAGACCAGGGCAACGATACTGACTACGCCACTGCCCgagaccttgggcaagccccTTGACCTCTCAAAGCCTAAAAGTTTCTCCTTTGTAAAGCAGAAACAGTGAAACAACTTGCAGAGTTGATGCACAACTCAGCAGTGATCAACAAACACCACACTGCCTGGAGCAAGCAGGCATACTCCACCCTAGGGAGACGCACGGCTGCACAAGTCACTCGTGTGTGCTTAGCTAGAAGAGAACGGATGGCATTCGGGAGTAAACACACGCACGCACCATCCAACCTATCCCCCGTCCTATCCCAAGAGGCGATGATAAAGGCTTCTGGAGTCCGACTGCAAAGGTAGGCAGGAAGAATGCAAAGATTATCCAGGCCTGACTAGTACTTTACCACCTAGTGACACCACTccacagggaaagagaagaatggtGTAATGAAGCACTCTGAGCCAGATGTCAGGAGATGGAAAGCTGTCACTTAGGCCAAGTACTAGAAGGCATAATTTCTCTGatttaaaagagaagcaaaagaagatGAAATCATTACCAAGCTGGAAGACgcgattaaaaagaaaaagaaaggaaaggaaaggaaaggaaaggaaaggaaaggaaaggaaaggaaagggaaagagaaagactcaTGGGAAATTTCCTTCAAGGTAAAATCCCTCAAATAGGAAATGACCAGACTGTGCTGGAGAGGAAACAGTGATGTCTGTTCGGCAACAGGGGCAAGATGCAGCTCTTACCATCATTGGGTACTCCTTGAAGTTCTATATTGGTTGTTTTGGGTTTCTTCTTAGGTGGCTGGGACCCATCTGCTGAAGACTGCCTCTTCTTCTCTGAACTAGCCCCTTCATCCATCAGGGAGGTTTGGACCGCATCCGGTGGGGGGCCATAAGGATTTTCTTCCGGATCTTCTACCTCAGGGGCAATGGGTAAATATAATAGAGCCTTTGAATCTTCCAGCTCTTCATCACTATTTGGAACAGGATCAGCCAAGGGATTGGAAAAAAGAGGAGACAGTTGCTTAAACCATGAACCCTTCCTCTAGGGCAGAATCACCTATATTAACCATAAGCAACAGGTATGGATCTAGAACTTTAAGAAAGCCAAGATGAGTTAAGGGAAATCTGACTATACCGATAATAAAATCAGTCATGAAAATAAACAGcataaatgaattatttcagtttttcttaagattctctatcaGGGGAACAGGGATGGGATTTCTTGTACACCAAAGACATTATCATTTTGAACTAATGAACGAAGGCTGacagaacagccaggaggagggggagcaggagcAGCAGCACCCTGAGGTCTCACGTGCAGAGGTGGCTCACCTGCTACAGAAGGCAGCAATAGGGTCCACACTGGTGACATCCACTTCCTCATCCTCTGCAGCATCAGCCCCTGCAGGAGAAAAACACAGTGGAGGTATGAGAAGAAGTATAAAACTGCTTTTTACTTGCAGCCTAATGATATCCATACACTAAagttccagagaaacaaaaaaggaaaaccaaatagTTCAGTATACttaatcattcaacaaacacatgaTGAATTTCCACCCCCATGCCGAGCACTGCTACGTGCCACATGTAAATCCTCATTTAACCATGTGCAATTAAtcaggaaacacacacagaaatggcAGGAGTGCTGTGGAACcctaggaaaaatgaaaaatgcccaTGGTAGCCCTCCGTCAGTGCCTACCACCGAAAGACTCTTGAAACACTGTCAAAACTGTGtgagcttggggcgcctgggtggctcagtcggttgggcatccaacttcggctcaggtcatgatctcacagtccgtgagttcaagccctgcgtcaggctctgtgttgatagctcagagcctggagcctgctttggattctgtgtctccctctctctctgcccctcccctgctcatgctctgtctctctctgtctcaaaaatgaataaaaacattaaaaaaaattttaaaaacaaaaaacaaaaaactgcgtGAGCTTGAAGAAAGAGAGACTGCAGTCAAGAAATCTTACCCGTCTGCTCAGGCTCACTCTTATCTTCATCTTCAATATCAAACTCTGATTCCCTTTCCTCATATTCTACATTTTCATCCAACTCCTTGAAGTCTGGGGCAAATGCACTCCAATTTTCCTACGCCACAGACAAAATACACTACTTAACCACATGAGACAGCAGCAGTCTACGAGCTACACGTTACTGATATAAGTGAAAGATCGGAGGATGTAAGAGATGCAGAACTCCGAGATCAAACCTGGCAGATAATAAAAATCAGGCATCTGTAAGGTTTTATTATCTTAAGGTATTTCGATCTTAAACATTCTCTTATTAACCATAGTTCTTCCATAAGAACTGTCATCTTTAATCTTCTTAGGATGAAATGATCAGGTAAAACGTTAACATTTTCTTCGGGGTATGCAAATTACAAAGTAAAGGTATTCAAAATAAAACTGGGAAGTAAAACAGAAACTAACTGAGCTGAAAGTAAGAAGAGCAAAAGAGAACTCTCTCTCAGGTgagtaacagaaaaatacaacAGGCTTTCTCCCTGAAAACAGAGCTAGTAAATCAGCTTTGGGCTAAATCTCTCCcaccaaaataaagcaaaactgcATCTGTATTTAATTAAGTTACAAGAAGTGCatgcaaaagaaattaaacaggTCATTTTTAGCTTACTAACTGTAAGGTTCTTGGATATAAAGAAAGGGTGTCTAGCTTCAAAGCAATTAAACCAGAAAAAGACTTACTACTTGATTTTGTGCCCAGATAGATACCACTCCACTTGAAATGGATGCTATGATGGGTCGAACAGGATGCCACTAaatttaaggaaggaaagaaaaattggcTCTAAGAATGGATCCGAGATGATGTGTTGCACGTCAGTGACGACAGCAACCTCTCCTTTTACTCACAGCTACATCCAAGAGGAGCTCTCCTCTCGTGCCATGGAGAATCTTCACCAGGTTGCCAATGCTCTTCTCCCAGATGTACAAGGCGTGCTGCCGGGCTGAACCGGCCACTATGTATTCTCCATCCCCAGAGAAACAACATTTCTTCCACGGGGTTCTGAAGGACAAAGAAAGTACCCAAGGAGAACCAGAAgctggcccaggtcatgaactATCCCGTGGTCTCCCAGGTTGTGAGACGTACCTATTTACCAAGTCCTGTAATTTCTGCATAGGTTCGGGCTCTCCATCTCTTCCGCAAGTTAAGATTTCTCTGCCATCATAAACCCGGATTATCCGATCTGCTGTGTTAATTAAAAAGCAActagagaaaggataaaaatatcaACACCGAAGGTCAGAAATCTGCTTCTGTTAACATTTTCCGTTACTAACCATTACTTAGAACAGTACCATAAGACAACTAATAAACTGAGAAGAGACTCAGTGATAGGCTAGAGTAGTTATGTATTTACCTATCACCTTCCAAACCAAAATACAATTTGAAGTGAAAATATGTCGTATACTCTGCGTGTATCCCTGAACCCTATATGCACCAACTAATCTTCAGTGTTTGACTGAAATCCAAGACCTCTAAACTGAAACCAGCTTGCTGAATTCACCAACTTATAGATGTATGTGAATACTTCATTTTCCTGGCCTGTTTTGTACATAACATATTCTTCCTAATGAGTTAATAAACTAAATCTGTCAtcttaaaatgttcaaatttttaCTATAGTGACACTGGAAATCTAACATAGAAGTTATCTCACTACCTTCTTACAGATTTCACCAACCTTTTCTAATTTCAAGAGAATACTGAACATCAATGTCCTCAAAGTACACACGAATGGTCCTGCACAAAACAGGAGGACTGTCACCTCTCTTCCTGACACTGACAACCTGATTCTTGTCGTTTCTGTGACCTACCTACTTCTAGCTGGGTAACCAAACTTACCAGAAAAACACCTGACATTAAAAAGGTAAACAGACTTTATGTAAATAGAATGTATGTTCAATTACTATGTGAATTCTGTGACATCAATTCTGATTATTAGAAGAGCTGACTTTGCCcagtgcttaccatgtgccagacactgtagGTCTAAGCACATACCACCCAGATATCTTTTCTGTAAAAGGACTGCCCGACAACCTCCAGAGAAAGAAGAAGTGACTGCTGGTTCAATGTGGAACACTTTATGGACTTAAGAACCAGATACTGACAGTTTGattactttttaagtaaactttcttaaaaatgtacGCATAATAGACACAAAAACTGTGAATCTCAATGTATGTTTGCATTCTACTCACTTTTAAAACTGTCCCTAAAAAGACAAGGTCTCACCTCCCCTTCCGGGCAAACTCTATTGACTTAATAGCTGTGGTATTGCTTGTTCCAGTTGTTACTCTGAAGGAAGCAACAAGATCCTGAGAATCTGTTTTTAGGACCAAAATCTAAagttcaaagggaaaaaagaaagttaagcaTTCTGGTAACTTCGAGTAATTAGATCTGGCTTCCATTTCTAAAGCTGGgtagaaatataaacatttctgttCTCATGTATTCAACCTGATTAACAGGTACCGccttttaattcttcaaataaaGGACCGTGTCTTAAccttttcttaaaatagaatgcttagtgttattcacaatagtcaaaaggtggaagCCACCAAAGTATCCATCAACACACGAGTGGGAACACAAGAGGTGGTGCATATATACGATGAAACCGTACTCAGCCACGAGAAGGAGGGGAATTCTGGCCTGCGCTGTGCATGAAGGAATCGTCAGGCCATCAGGCTAAGTGATATAACTTCAGGCCATCAGGTTAAGTGatataagccaggcacaaaaagacaaatactgtatgagtcCACTTACAGGAGGTACCTAGCGTGGCCAAATCTAGAGGGACAGAAAGTAGGGtgatggctgccaggggctggagaaggagCAAGGAACAGAAGTCCTTGGTAAACAAGTGGcgtttcagttctgcaagatgaaaaaggCTCTGGAGATACGTGGTGGTGATCGGTACACAGTAGCGTGAATGTCCTTAATATGACTCAACTGTACACTTAAGAATGGGTAAGATGGTAAGTTTTACGTTGTAATTTATGTTGTGTGTAGTTTACCATAATTTCCAAAAGTGGCCACTTTCTAAGACAGTCATGAAATTACACTAGCCTGTATGCCCCAATATCAATCTCcctctcgcgcgctctctctctctctctctctctctctgtctctctctcacacacacacacacacacacacacacacacacacacacacacacactgcctaggggcccttgggtggctcagtcagttaagcgtccagctcttgacttcagctcaggtcatgatctcatggttcatgagtctgagccccgtaacgggctctgtgctgacagtgtggagcctgcttgagattctctctctcttcctctctctgcccctcccatgctcgctctctctctcaaaaataaacaaacattaaaaaaaaaaatcaagtttcctAATGGAACTACAAActctaagcttttattttatttttttttttaatttttttttttaacgtttatttatttttgagacagagagagacagagcatgaacgggggagggtcagagagagggagacacagaatctgaaacaggctccaggctctgagctgtcagcacagagcccgacgcggggctcgaactcacggaccgcgagatcatgacctgagccgaagtcggccgcttaaccgactgagccacccaggcgccccaacaaactCTAAGCTTTTAAAAGGGACCTGAAAGCCCAGCTAAACCTGACTTCTACTTCACAAAACCATACGTTAAGCTGGCCTGAATTATACAAGATTTACAGAACCAggcattaaaacattttcaacagATGTATTCTACTTTATGCTATgacttttaacttttataattGAGTAACAGCCCCTCATTACTAGCATCCAGCAAAAGGCCCTTCCACCCCTTCCTAAGGCTGAATTAATCCCTCACCACGCtaaatcaaaagaacagaaattattaTGAAGGCATGAGAGGAAAACAGGCTACATTTGCCATCAGCAGGAGACATGCGTAGTCCAGGGataaaagaaatgtcaaaggAAGCAAAACAAGTAAATACGAACGACTGATGCTTATTTCACTAACTTCCAGGCTTACCTTTCCTTTTGCATTTCCTGTATAGATATACTCCCCTCGCCTATCAAAAGATGCAACCACGTTCAAATCGGAGTCATCGTCTACCGGCAGAACAACATGCTTGGAATCTGAAAGGGTCAACATGACAGGAGCAGATTTCATGGGACACACGAGAACCTTGTTcctgtttaaaaatatgaatagtacATTGGCTGTTGCTTTGGTATCAGAAGGCTAATTCTCTTGCCCTTTTCCCTGATGCCTGTCACTACCTTCATCAACTCTCCCAGCCCAAGCAAATTTCAAACGCAGAAAGGCCTAAAATCTAAGTGTCTAATaacagggaaacaaaaacaactgaATACAGCAACAGGAtgtaatcattaaaattaaatatgaagtGGTAGCAAACTAGTAGAAATATGTATGCAACAAAGTAACTAACAAACTAACTAAAACCatgtaaaaatacacatttacgTATATCTCATACGCACGTAAGTGCCTTGTGAGCTATAAAGCACGATATAACAAGCTTTATACTTAAAGAGACCTTGActaacagagaacccagaaaaatgaaaacagttacGTTTGGGTAATGGAATGGTGGGTaactctttttcttaaatgtagttGGAATACTGAACTATTTCCGTCACAAGAAATTCAAATAACTGGCAGGGGTAGGGAGGAACGGGAGGCGTGGAAAGCTCCAGGTCAAGGACCAGTTATTATACTTATTCCTACCTCTGCCTGCTTCCAACGTCTTAATATTGGCCAGTTTTTAATTATAGAGCACTCACTCTCCTTAAAATCTATTC is a window encoding:
- the RBBP5 gene encoding retinoblastoma-binding protein 5 isoform X1; the encoded protein is MNLELLESFGQNYPEEADGTLDCISMALTCTFNRWGTLLAVGCNDGRIVIWDFLTRGIAKIISAHIHPVCSLCWSRDGHKLVSASTDNIVSQWDVLSGDCDQRFRFPSPILKVQYHPRDQNKVLVCPMKSAPVMLTLSDSKHVVLPVDDDSDLNVVASFDRRGEYIYTGNAKGKILVLKTDSQDLVASFRVTTGTSNTTAIKSIEFARKGSCFLINTADRIIRVYDGREILTCGRDGEPEPMQKLQDLVNRTPWKKCCFSGDGEYIVAGSARQHALYIWEKSIGNLVKILHGTRGELLLDVAWHPVRPIIASISSGVVSIWAQNQVENWSAFAPDFKELDENVEYEERESEFDIEDEDKSEPEQTGADAAEDEEVDVTSVDPIAAFCSSDEELEDSKALLYLPIAPEVEDPEENPYGPPPDAVQTSLMDEGASSEKKRQSSADGSQPPKKKPKTTNIELQGVPNDEVHPLLGVKGDGKSKKKQAGRPKGSKGKEKDSPFKPKLYKGDRGLPLEGSAKGKVQAELSQPLTAGGAISELL
- the RBBP5 gene encoding retinoblastoma-binding protein 5 isoform X2 encodes the protein MNLELLESFGQNYPEEADGTLDCISMALTCTFNRWGTLLAVGCNDGRIVIWDFLTRGIAKIISAHIHPVCSLCWSRDGHKLVSASTDNIVSQWDVLSGDCDQRFRFPSPILKVQYHPRDQNKVLVCPMKSAPVMLTLSDSKHVVLPVDDDSDLNVVASFDRRGEYIYTGNAKGKILVLKTDSQDLVASFRVTTGTSNTTAIKSIEFARKGSCFLINTADRIIRVYDGREILTCGRDGEPEPMQKLQDLVNRTPWKKCCFSGDGEYIVAGSARQHALYIWEKSIGNLVKILHGTRGELLLDVAWHPVRPIIASISSGVVSIWAQNQVENWSAFAPDFKELDENVEYEERESEFDIEDEDKSEPEQTGADAAEDEEVDVTSVDPIAAFCSSDEELEDSKALLYLPIAPEVEDPEENPYGPPPDAVQTSLMDEGASSEKKRQSSADGSQPPKKKPKTTNIELQGVPNDEVHPLLGVKGDGKSKKKQAGRPKGSKAGGAISELL